In the Leptotrichia sp. oral taxon 212 genome, one interval contains:
- a CDS encoding SH3 domain-containing protein, which yields MKKFRKLLLMTMFLGIFSLGFSKMVFEVNSSDESANLREKASSSSRILARLDNQEEGEIIKKEGKWYYVKYKTRNGKMIYGYIHDSQIAVGEIYVVNSKDGYANVRALNSSSSQILEKLSNGTKVIKYSEKGEWYSIKFNVNDGLGEDYGYIHKSQVRKMK from the coding sequence ATGAAAAAATTTAGAAAATTACTGTTAATGACAATGTTTCTTGGAATTTTTAGTTTAGGTTTTTCAAAAATGGTTTTTGAAGTAAATTCCTCTGATGAATCGGCAAATCTAAGAGAAAAAGCTTCCAGTAGTTCAAGAATACTGGCTAGGCTGGATAATCAAGAGGAGGGTGAAATTATTAAAAAAGAAGGTAAATGGTATTACGTGAAATATAAAACAAGAAATGGAAAAATGATTTATGGATATATACATGACAGCCAAATAGCAGTAGGAGAAATATATGTTGTAAATTCAAAGGATGGATATGCAAATGTAAGAGCTTTAAACAGTTCTTCATCACAAATATTAGAAAAACTTTCTAATGGAACAAAAGTAATAAAATATTCTGAAAAAGGAGAATGGTATTCTATAAAATTTAATGTAAATGATGGATTAGGGGAAGATTATGGCTATATTCATAAAAGTCAGGTAAGAAAAATGAAATAA
- a CDS encoding FAD-dependent oxidoreductase, which yields MDFSLNLGVLDEGKLVKIDENKLYDVTVIGAGPAAVSAAIYSARKGLSVAMVGLKVGGQVLDTDGIENIIGTISTTGAKFAESLHEHLKEHEIAFKEGNLVTEIKEDGKDKIFVTDDGKSYRTKTLIVATGAKPRGLNIPGEKEYTGKGVHYCSTCDGPFYKGLDVAVIGGGNSGVEAAIDLSGIAKSVTLIEFMPEMKADKVLQDKLAERENIKVILNSATKEVIGKEFVESIKYVDRATEKEHDLKVNGMFIEIGLSPRSELVKDLVKINKIGEIEINNENNMTSVKGIFAAGDVTTVKQKQIIIAMGEGAKAALGAFEYLIKEY from the coding sequence ATGGATTTTAGCTTGAATTTAGGTGTTCTTGATGAAGGAAAATTAGTAAAAATTGATGAAAATAAACTATATGACGTAACTGTAATAGGGGCAGGACCTGCGGCGGTTTCAGCTGCCATATATTCTGCAAGAAAAGGACTTTCTGTTGCAATGGTGGGTCTTAAAGTAGGAGGACAGGTTTTAGATACAGATGGAATAGAAAATATAATAGGAACTATATCTACAACAGGTGCAAAGTTTGCAGAATCTCTTCATGAGCATCTTAAGGAGCATGAAATTGCTTTTAAGGAAGGGAATCTTGTGACTGAAATTAAAGAAGACGGAAAAGATAAAATATTTGTAACAGATGATGGAAAAAGTTATAGAACAAAAACATTAATAGTGGCAACTGGTGCTAAACCTAGAGGACTTAACATTCCTGGAGAAAAAGAGTATACAGGAAAAGGAGTTCATTACTGTTCAACTTGTGACGGACCGTTCTATAAAGGACTGGATGTTGCAGTTATAGGTGGTGGAAATTCAGGAGTGGAAGCAGCTATTGATTTATCAGGAATTGCTAAAAGCGTGACTTTAATTGAGTTCATGCCTGAGATGAAAGCGGACAAGGTATTACAGGATAAGCTTGCTGAAAGAGAAAATATAAAAGTTATACTGAATTCTGCAACTAAAGAAGTTATTGGAAAAGAATTTGTTGAAAGTATAAAATACGTTGACAGAGCAACTGAAAAGGAGCATGATTTAAAAGTAAACGGGATGTTTATTGAAATAGGTCTATCTCCAAGAAGTGAACTGGTAAAGGATTTAGTAAAAATTAACAAAATTGGAGAAATTGAAATAAATAATGAGAATAACATGACAAGCGTAAAAGGGATATTTGCTGCAGGGGATGTTACAACAGTAAAACAGAAACAGATTATTATTGCAATGGGTGAAGGAGCAAAAGCTGCACTTGGAGCATTTGAATATTTAATTAAGGAATACTAG
- a CDS encoding nuclear transport factor 2 family protein has protein sequence MKNKEEIITLWFNMWLEKKDLGIDRIFSKNILYTESWGPEYRGIEKIKLWFYEWNSRADVLAWDIKQFFHKDNQTIVEWYFKFKEKNEEAEDFSGVSLIEWTEDGKIENLKEFMCKLNNYDPYEKSDIPEFIYT, from the coding sequence ATGAAAAATAAAGAAGAAATTATTACACTTTGGTTTAATATGTGGTTAGAAAAAAAAGATTTGGGAATAGATAGAATATTTTCAAAAAATATCCTTTATACTGAGAGTTGGGGTCCTGAATATAGAGGAATAGAAAAAATTAAACTCTGGTTTTATGAATGGAACAGTCGTGCTGATGTTCTTGCGTGGGATATAAAACAATTTTTTCATAAAGATAATCAGACAATTGTTGAATGGTATTTTAAATTTAAAGAAAAAAATGAAGAAGCTGAAGATTTTTCAGGAGTTTCTTTGATAGAATGGACAGAAGATGGAAAAATAGAAAATCTAAAAGAATTTATGTGTAAATTAAATAATTACGACCCTTATGAAAAAAGTGACATTCCTGAATTTATCTATACATAA
- a CDS encoding DUF4298 domain-containing protein: MDKIKRIEKMEKIMDKSADIFNELNAVLDKLCENLPDYKKLDQYYSSQDWFSDAEDSNNNLLPEDLKCGVLSEDGAYNLFGENHELAIRMVEIAAKMLRRE; encoded by the coding sequence ATGGATAAAATAAAAAGAATAGAAAAAATGGAAAAAATAATGGATAAATCTGCTGATATTTTCAATGAGCTTAATGCTGTTCTTGATAAACTTTGTGAAAATTTGCCTGATTATAAAAAACTGGATCAATATTATAGCAGTCAGGATTGGTTTTCTGATGCAGAAGATTCCAATAATAATCTTTTGCCTGAAGATTTGAAATGTGGCGTTTTAAGTGAAGATGGTGCTTATAATTTATTCGGAGAAAATCACGAGCTGGCAATACGTATGGTTGAGATTGCAGCAAAAATGCTGAGAAGAGAATAA
- a CDS encoding VacJ family lipoprotein: MRTKNKFIILGAVLFTAALAQGKQSEALKPYTAENVNYTEMIEKEMNDDIFLEFIDGDVVEEPSSNVEVYERYNYNSKSKNKKYSGHYIAFEKDKYGIIASNIDRLDEEYIISSKVFELTDINDGMESFNRRMYAFNTQLDRKVLYPASQVYAAIVPKPIRIGIENFYNNFKEIPTMINSLLQFRPKKAANALGRFVINSTLGLAGTNDVAKKFGLKKNWETMGDTLGVYGVPTGSYLVLPLLGPSTLRDGLGSFADMAMEGYVRRKVETELFFDTGVFDKNIYGFTRPIVTGLNARSLIGFRYGDLNSPFEYDLVRALYYNYRKMQVRK; the protein is encoded by the coding sequence ATGAGAACAAAAAATAAATTTATAATATTGGGGGCAGTACTATTTACGGCAGCATTGGCACAGGGGAAACAGTCAGAGGCTTTAAAGCCTTATACAGCAGAAAATGTTAATTATACTGAAATGATAGAAAAAGAAATGAATGATGATATATTTCTGGAATTTATAGATGGAGATGTTGTTGAAGAACCTTCAAGTAATGTAGAAGTATATGAGAGATATAACTATAATTCAAAGAGCAAGAATAAAAAGTATAGTGGCCATTATATAGCTTTTGAAAAGGATAAATACGGAATTATCGCAAGTAACATTGACAGACTTGATGAAGAATATATTATTTCCAGCAAAGTATTTGAGCTAACTGACATAAATGATGGAATGGAATCTTTTAACAGAAGAATGTATGCTTTTAATACACAGCTTGACAGAAAAGTTCTATATCCTGCTTCACAGGTATATGCGGCAATTGTTCCTAAGCCAATTAGAATAGGAATAGAAAATTTTTATAATAACTTCAAGGAAATACCTACTATGATTAATTCTTTACTGCAGTTCAGACCTAAAAAAGCTGCAAATGCACTTGGGAGATTTGTCATAAACTCAACTCTTGGACTTGCGGGAACAAATGATGTTGCTAAGAAATTTGGTCTGAAAAAAAACTGGGAAACAATGGGGGATACACTTGGAGTTTATGGTGTTCCTACAGGATCTTACCTGGTACTTCCTTTATTAGGACCTAGCACATTGAGAGATGGATTAGGAAGTTTTGCAGACATGGCAATGGAAGGATATGTAAGAAGAAAAGTTGAAACAGAGTTATTTTTCGACACAGGAGTATTTGATAAAAATATTTATGGATTTACAAGACCTATAGTTACAGGATTAAATGCAAGATCGCTTATAGGATTTAGATACGGAGATTTAAATTCTCCTTTTGAATATGACCTTGTTAGGGCGCTTTACTATAATTACAGAAAAATGCAGGTAAGAAAGTAG
- a CDS encoding alpha/beta hydrolase, producing MIYINYIYYHAENMLKKILIVIAVMLFSIIGSGEEIDVSQIAVDYPYKDNAIMATVMGTPSSQWYKLKKGKAPKVKKFKAIKKVPEILRPWSDYEYGVWKQKNDAPLMILISGTGSLYNSGLTMYMANVFYERGYNVLALSSPTTMPYIVSQSKNNYAGYIKDESTHMYNLIATAVSKEKAEGMKITKTHIGGYSLGGFQSLLIQEMDSEKKKIGIEKSLMLNSPVSILTATQKLDSYLVKNGIYNAESLEKFLDNIFGKLVYDEYLEISDVDFTDIRSAVSKLQLKDSDFEVLTGLLFRFYSANMTFAGEVFSGKNAVGRLSDKKIYKRFDSVTKEFREGLSVSFDEYSKEILFPYLKKNKYPDLTMGQFIKEFDLRNSQEFIDKNNKNIIFITSKDDILTTESDLDYINKTFNNRVIIPYGGHTGILWHRDVVNLMVDKLEEE from the coding sequence ATGATTTATATAAATTATATATATTATCATGCAGAAAATATGTTAAAAAAAATATTAATTGTAATAGCGGTAATGCTCTTTTCAATAATTGGATCTGGAGAAGAAATAGATGTATCGCAGATAGCAGTTGATTATCCTTATAAGGATAATGCAATAATGGCAACTGTTATGGGAACTCCAAGCAGTCAATGGTATAAACTTAAAAAGGGAAAGGCTCCAAAAGTAAAAAAATTCAAGGCCATAAAAAAAGTTCCTGAAATATTGAGACCATGGAGTGATTATGAATATGGGGTATGGAAACAGAAAAATGACGCTCCTTTAATGATACTTATATCAGGAACGGGATCACTATATAACAGTGGACTTACAATGTATATGGCAAATGTATTTTATGAAAGGGGATATAATGTACTTGCCTTAAGTTCTCCCACTACAATGCCATATATTGTAAGCCAGAGTAAAAATAATTATGCAGGATACATAAAGGATGAGTCAACACATATGTATAACCTCATAGCTACAGCAGTTTCAAAAGAAAAGGCTGAAGGGATGAAAATTACTAAAACACATATTGGAGGATACAGTCTTGGAGGATTCCAGTCGTTACTTATACAGGAAATGGACAGTGAAAAGAAAAAGATTGGTATTGAAAAATCTCTTATGCTAAATTCACCTGTAAGTATTTTGACTGCAACACAGAAACTTGACAGTTATCTTGTAAAAAATGGGATATATAATGCAGAAAGTCTTGAAAAGTTTTTGGACAATATATTTGGTAAGCTTGTATATGATGAATATCTTGAAATAAGTGATGTTGATTTTACAGATATAAGATCGGCAGTATCAAAATTACAGTTAAAAGATAGTGATTTTGAAGTTCTTACAGGACTTCTGTTCAGATTTTATTCAGCAAACATGACTTTTGCAGGAGAAGTTTTCAGTGGGAAAAATGCTGTTGGAAGACTGTCTGATAAAAAGATATACAAGAGATTTGATTCAGTGACTAAGGAATTCAGGGAAGGTCTGTCAGTATCTTTTGATGAGTATTCAAAAGAGATTTTATTTCCTTATCTGAAAAAGAATAAATATCCTGATTTGACAATGGGACAGTTCATAAAGGAATTTGATTTAAGAAACAGTCAGGAATTTATTGATAAAAATAATAAAAATATAATATTTATAACATCAAAGGATGATATTCTTACAACAGAAAGCGATCTGGACTACATAAATAAAACATTTAATAACAGAGTTATAATACCTTACGGAGGACATACAGGAATTTTATGGCATAGAGATGTTGTAAATCTTATGGTAGATAAACTGGAGGAAGAATAG
- the smc gene encoding chromosome segregation protein SMC, with amino-acid sequence MYLKALELAGFKSFAEKTTVEFNRGITSIVGPNGSGKSNILDAILWVLGEQSYKNIRAKESSDIIFSGGKNKKPRSMAEVSLIIENEDKYLDIDFSEVKITRRIYKSGENEYFINNRRVRLKDISNLFMDTGIGKQAYSIIGQGRVERIISSNPKELREIIEEAAGVKRAKVEKEDSTKKLKDVKNEIEKIEFVEKELAARVGHLREEERKARLYKTFSEKIDTHKFMILEYNRNEGKKKHEEFKMKRFQFEKVITEIQKEYQDKNTEAENVLLSKKEKYELLENEKNQNEQIFLEVESLKDEHSKLSGQLSNLDIQAEEKEKRNKVLDTDIKEKGEILSKSEEELSKIMKELSEKEKSKNKIEETVEELKVRREVLMTKLKKATQQSQDFEVDKIKAASENEEYEKRITAAEIVMKRQVTEKEELDSEFAEFVNRMEVFEQNKLTKENEKKEKEQILKEVSMKSEKIRNHYSDINKQMGELSYRYENHNAKKRANENIIERNETFARATKAILQENIKGVIGAFVNLINIPDGYEEAIQTLSGGNFQDIVVENSNIGKKCISILKDKKLGRASFLPVADVKVYKILNEYPKKEGVIGFARNIVGYDENIKKIVEFVYGNSIVVKNIEIGTQLLKEGFNDRIVTLEGDIITARGRMTGGYSVRGKDELLERKKELKVIKEKMNEIQNEREKLSKKLEKLSKILEAEENERQKIQKELEVMEENYREFLKEYDNFNSEYNKRKREIGTLEYEIKQNNDFIVSRKEKIRENTEIIENIVKLIEENKINIVKLNTEIEESENIDEYFNELNTLDKEYEILKVKTDSNKSRYAEIKADYEKLVNEKKEVEEFQQKKTVMKEKLTKEIQNKKEEIDKKCKENKEKSELIKSLEKEIKNLEVSEKELIKGVKDIEIKKRDQENEYGKLIEKISENTKKLESYNYELEEIPEERAKNNEEYKEIENETELQAIKRKLSINEKSRMEIGSVNLSAIEEYERENMRYTELVNQKRDLLASRESLLTLIGDIENDIVKKFNIALEEINKNFRYMCETILNGAKGAIRLLDEENLLETGLELSVKYKNKPEQTLMLLSGGEKSMLAVSFIMAIFMFKPSPFTFFDEIEAALDEENTKKIVKLLNKFITKSQFILITHNKETMKGSHRLYGVTMNKEIGESRIISVDV; translated from the coding sequence GTGTATTTAAAGGCATTGGAGCTTGCAGGATTCAAATCATTTGCTGAAAAGACAACTGTTGAATTTAACAGAGGAATAACCTCTATAGTTGGGCCTAACGGAAGTGGTAAGAGCAATATTCTGGATGCAATTTTATGGGTTTTAGGTGAGCAGAGCTACAAAAATATAAGAGCTAAGGAAAGTTCGGATATTATTTTTTCAGGTGGAAAAAATAAAAAACCACGTTCCATGGCGGAAGTCAGTCTTATTATTGAAAATGAAGATAAGTATCTTGACATAGATTTTTCTGAAGTAAAAATAACAAGAAGAATATATAAAAGCGGAGAAAACGAATATTTTATAAATAACAGGCGGGTAAGACTAAAGGATATAAGTAATCTTTTTATGGATACAGGTATCGGAAAACAGGCTTATTCCATAATTGGACAGGGAAGAGTTGAAAGAATAATAAGTTCCAATCCAAAAGAGCTTAGAGAAATTATAGAAGAAGCTGCCGGAGTAAAAAGAGCCAAGGTGGAAAAGGAAGATTCTACAAAAAAGCTGAAGGATGTAAAAAATGAGATTGAAAAGATAGAGTTTGTTGAAAAGGAACTGGCAGCAAGAGTAGGTCATTTAAGGGAAGAGGAAAGAAAAGCAAGGCTTTATAAGACGTTCTCTGAAAAAATAGATACTCATAAGTTTATGATTTTAGAATATAACCGGAATGAAGGGAAAAAAAAGCACGAAGAATTTAAAATGAAACGTTTCCAGTTTGAAAAAGTCATTACGGAAATACAGAAGGAATATCAGGACAAAAATACAGAAGCAGAAAATGTATTGTTAAGTAAAAAAGAAAAATATGAACTGCTGGAAAATGAAAAAAATCAGAATGAGCAAATTTTTCTTGAAGTGGAAAGCCTTAAAGATGAACATTCAAAGCTGTCAGGTCAGCTTTCTAATCTGGATATTCAGGCTGAAGAAAAGGAAAAGAGAAATAAGGTTCTGGATACTGATATAAAGGAAAAGGGAGAGATTCTCTCCAAGTCTGAAGAAGAACTTTCAAAAATTATGAAAGAGCTTTCAGAAAAGGAAAAATCTAAAAATAAGATAGAAGAAACAGTGGAAGAGCTGAAGGTACGGCGTGAAGTTTTAATGACAAAACTGAAAAAAGCGACACAGCAAAGTCAAGATTTTGAAGTGGATAAAATAAAGGCGGCAAGTGAAAATGAAGAATATGAAAAAAGAATTACCGCTGCTGAAATTGTAATGAAAAGACAAGTTACAGAAAAGGAAGAACTGGATAGTGAATTTGCTGAATTTGTCAACAGAATGGAAGTGTTTGAGCAGAATAAGCTTACGAAGGAAAATGAAAAGAAAGAAAAAGAACAGATTTTAAAAGAAGTCAGTATGAAATCTGAAAAAATAAGAAATCATTATTCAGATATAAATAAGCAGATGGGAGAGCTCAGCTACAGATACGAAAATCATAATGCTAAAAAAAGGGCAAATGAAAATATAATCGAGAGAAATGAAACTTTTGCAAGAGCGACAAAGGCAATACTTCAGGAAAATATAAAAGGAGTTATTGGAGCTTTTGTAAATCTTATAAATATTCCTGACGGTTACGAGGAAGCAATACAGACACTTTCTGGAGGGAATTTTCAGGATATTGTTGTAGAGAATAGTAATATTGGTAAAAAATGTATAAGTATTTTAAAAGATAAAAAGCTTGGAAGAGCTTCTTTTTTACCTGTTGCAGATGTAAAAGTGTACAAAATTCTAAATGAATATCCTAAAAAGGAAGGTGTCATAGGTTTTGCCAGAAATATAGTAGGATATGATGAAAACATAAAAAAAATTGTAGAATTTGTCTATGGAAATTCAATTGTAGTAAAAAATATTGAAATAGGAACACAGCTGCTCAAAGAAGGCTTTAATGACAGAATTGTGACACTTGAAGGAGATATAATAACTGCAAGGGGAAGAATGACGGGAGGTTACTCTGTAAGAGGGAAGGATGAACTGTTAGAGAGAAAAAAGGAACTTAAAGTAATAAAGGAAAAAATGAATGAAATTCAGAATGAAAGAGAAAAATTGTCTAAAAAACTTGAGAAATTATCAAAAATATTAGAAGCAGAGGAAAATGAAAGACAGAAAATTCAGAAGGAACTGGAAGTAATGGAAGAAAATTACAGGGAATTTCTGAAGGAATATGATAACTTTAATTCTGAATATAACAAAAGAAAGAGGGAAATTGGAACATTAGAATATGAGATTAAACAGAATAATGATTTTATAGTTTCAAGAAAAGAAAAAATTAGGGAAAATACTGAGATAATTGAAAATATAGTCAAACTTATAGAAGAAAATAAGATAAATATTGTAAAATTAAATACTGAAATAGAAGAATCAGAGAATATAGACGAATATTTCAACGAATTAAATACACTTGATAAGGAATATGAAATCTTAAAAGTAAAAACTGACAGTAATAAGTCAAGATATGCAGAAATAAAAGCTGATTATGAAAAACTTGTTAATGAAAAGAAGGAAGTTGAAGAGTTTCAGCAGAAAAAAACTGTCATGAAAGAAAAACTTACAAAAGAAATTCAGAATAAAAAGGAAGAGATAGATAAGAAATGCAAAGAAAACAAGGAAAAATCCGAACTTATAAAGTCTCTTGAAAAGGAAATAAAAAATCTGGAAGTTTCTGAAAAGGAACTTATAAAAGGTGTCAAGGATATTGAAATTAAAAAAAGGGATCAGGAAAACGAATATGGAAAACTGATTGAAAAAATTTCTGAAAATACAAAAAAACTTGAATCCTATAATTATGAACTGGAAGAAATTCCTGAGGAGAGAGCAAAAAATAACGAAGAGTACAAAGAAATTGAAAACGAAACCGAACTACAGGCAATAAAGCGAAAACTCTCTATTAATGAAAAAAGTAGAATGGAAATTGGAAGCGTAAATCTTTCTGCAATAGAAGAATACGAAAGGGAGAATATGAGATATACTGAACTTGTCAATCAGAAAAGAGACCTGCTTGCAAGTAGGGAATCCCTTCTTACATTAATTGGGGATATTGAAAATGATATAGTTAAAAAATTTAATATTGCCCTTGAAGAAATTAATAAAAATTTCAGATATATGTGTGAAACTATTCTGAATGGAGCAAAAGGGGCAATAAGACTGCTTGATGAGGAAAATCTGCTGGAAACAGGACTGGAACTGAGCGTGAAATATAAAAATAAACCTGAGCAGACACTTATGCTTTTATCAGGGGGAGAAAAATCAATGCTGGCAGTTTCCTTTATAATGGCGATATTTATGTTTAAACCAAGTCCGTTTACTTTCTTTGATGAAATTGAAGCGGCTCTGGATGAGGAAAATACTAAGAAAATAGTCAAGCTCTTAAATAAGTTCATAACTAAATCACAGTTTATACTTATAACTCATAATAAGGAAACAATGAAAGGTTCTCATAGACTTTATGGAGTTACTATGAATAAGGAGATAGGTGAGTCGAGAATAATTTCGGTAGATGTATAG
- a CDS encoding DNA adenine methylase, whose translation MRNLLSPLRYPGGKSKVFNIIVSLFEKNDIRNPIYIEPFAGGAGLALLLLKKKKVRKLVLNDIDRGIYSFWHCILNHTEKFCNIIEKIEISILEREKQKEIYANKENMNLLLEKEILKLGMATFYLNRVNRSGILKAGVIGGNLQNGNYKMNCRFNKNKLIEQIKEIEKLKDKIEFYNLDVLEFKKNVISKIKQEKFIFFDPPYYKKGPELYTNFYSHQNHIELYEDIKKITKNWIVTYDNCKEIKEIYKKFSSVEFDINYSLENKIKAKEIMIFSKNIKNYDIFTEK comes from the coding sequence ATGAGAAATTTACTTTCTCCACTACGTTATCCTGGCGGAAAATCAAAGGTTTTTAATATCATAGTTTCTCTTTTTGAAAAAAATGATATTAGAAATCCCATATATATAGAACCTTTTGCTGGAGGAGCAGGCTTAGCATTATTATTGTTAAAAAAGAAAAAGGTAAGAAAACTGGTACTTAATGATATAGATAGAGGTATTTATTCCTTTTGGCATTGTATCTTAAATCATACGGAAAAATTTTGTAATATAATAGAAAAAATTGAGATTTCTATTCTTGAACGGGAGAAACAAAAAGAAATATATGCAAATAAAGAAAATATGAATCTGTTATTGGAAAAAGAAATTTTAAAATTAGGAATGGCTACTTTTTATTTAAATAGAGTAAACAGATCTGGTATTTTAAAAGCAGGTGTAATAGGAGGAAATCTGCAAAACGGAAATTACAAAATGAATTGTAGATTTAATAAAAATAAGTTAATAGAGCAAATAAAAGAAATCGAAAAATTAAAAGATAAAATAGAATTTTATAACTTAGATGTTTTAGAATTTAAAAAAAATGTAATAAGCAAAATAAAACAGGAAAAGTTCATATTTTTTGATCCACCCTATTACAAAAAAGGACCTGAGTTATATACTAATTTTTATAGTCATCAAAATCATATAGAGCTTTATGAAGATATAAAAAAAATAACTAAAAACTGGATTGTCACATATGATAATTGTAAGGAAATTAAAGAAATTTATAAAAAATTTAGTTCTGTAGAATTTGATATAAATTATTCTTTAGAAAACAAAATAAAAGCTAAAGAAATCATGATATTTAGTAAAAATATTAAAAATTATGATATTTTTACAGAAAAATAA